From Laspinema palackyanum D2c, the proteins below share one genomic window:
- a CDS encoding glycoside hydrolase family 10 protein: MREQTWIRWAYGVILGVLISWFLFPSLSLEATQPETPASTEIRGVWLTNVASGVLFTPWGVHLAMHQLGEQNFNTLYPVVWNRGNTFYESAVAKRETGRSQAPFLRLFHLGADVLDELIQLGDRHHIRIIPWFEYGFMTPRNSNLATLHPQWLSATQQGQQTPTEIPDELNPADIPNPPASRQTWQQFLVPENVWLNPLHPGVQDFILELIVELVSHYNIDGIQLDDHFGMPVESGYDSFTVELYRQEHQGSPPPDNPYDAEWMRWRANKISTFMETLYQAIKSVNPDCIVSLSPNSQDFAYRKYLQDWGTWVERGWVDELLVQVYRNDLDVFKSELAQPAIQAAQQKIPVGIGILTGTLVRSVPMKQIQEQVKIVRDRRLNGVSFFYWETLWSYLTPESPPERRKAFRELFSQPTP, from the coding sequence ATGCGCGAACAAACTTGGATCCGATGGGCATACGGAGTAATTCTAGGCGTACTAATTTCCTGGTTCCTATTTCCTTCCTTGTCCTTAGAAGCAACCCAACCCGAAACACCCGCCTCTACAGAAATTAGAGGCGTGTGGTTAACCAATGTTGCCAGTGGGGTACTCTTTACCCCCTGGGGAGTGCATCTCGCCATGCACCAACTTGGAGAACAAAATTTTAATACCCTGTATCCAGTCGTCTGGAATCGAGGCAACACCTTTTATGAAAGTGCCGTTGCTAAACGAGAAACTGGAAGGTCTCAAGCACCCTTCTTGCGGCTGTTTCATTTAGGTGCAGATGTCCTGGATGAACTCATTCAATTAGGCGATCGCCATCACATCCGAATCATCCCTTGGTTTGAATATGGATTCATGACCCCCCGCAACTCCAACTTAGCTACATTGCACCCCCAATGGCTAAGTGCAACCCAACAAGGTCAGCAAACGCCAACTGAAATCCCCGATGAACTCAATCCCGCTGATATTCCCAACCCTCCCGCTTCAAGACAAACCTGGCAACAATTTCTCGTCCCTGAAAATGTTTGGCTAAACCCCTTGCATCCTGGTGTCCAAGACTTCATCCTAGAACTAATTGTCGAATTAGTCAGCCACTATAATATCGATGGCATCCAACTCGATGACCATTTCGGAATGCCTGTCGAATCGGGTTATGATAGTTTTACCGTGGAATTATATCGCCAAGAACATCAAGGTTCACCCCCACCGGATAACCCCTACGATGCCGAATGGATGCGCTGGCGTGCAAATAAAATTTCCACCTTTATGGAAACCCTCTATCAAGCCATTAAATCCGTCAATCCCGATTGCATTGTCTCCCTTTCTCCCAACTCCCAAGACTTTGCCTATCGTAAATATCTGCAAGATTGGGGAACCTGGGTAGAACGCGGTTGGGTGGATGAATTGCTGGTTCAGGTCTATCGCAATGATTTAGATGTCTTTAAATCTGAGTTAGCCCAACCGGCAATCCAGGCAGCCCAACAGAAAATTCCCGTCGGCATCGGCATCCTCACCGGCACGTTGGTCCGTTCAGTCCCCATGAAACAAATCCAGGAACAGGTTAAAATTGTGCGCGATCGCCGCTTAAATGGAGTATCCTTTTTCTATTGGGAAACCCTCTGGAGTTATCTCACCCCAGAGTCACCCCCAGAACGGCGCAAAGCATTCCGGGAGCTATTTTCTCAACCCACCCCCTAA
- a CDS encoding PEP-CTERM sorting domain-containing protein (PEP-CTERM proteins occur, often in large numbers, in the proteomes of bacteria that also encode an exosortase, a predicted intramembrane cysteine proteinase. The presence of a PEP-CTERM domain at a protein's C-terminus predicts cleavage within the sorting domain, followed by covalent anchoring to some some component of the (usually Gram-negative) cell surface. Many PEP-CTERM proteins exhibit an unusual sequence composition that includes large numbers of potential glycosylation sites. Expression of one such protein has been shown restore the ability of a bacterium to form floc, a type of biofilm.): protein MSLNLFTRTTLAMTGTLLSVGTVAINPASAARITYDFSGYTYEGPGGYGPIPLTGRFSYDEATEVNTFSVFEDPIRIGPWGSHTWEIQRYEVEVKQYEVDFIEFYFLDKVYTQSDAIYPIYWTIDYLKGENDPIGSFLYWATEDFLFKGDRYNLERWTSFYSAGPHWTGLPVEFSRVKEEPISVPEPTLLGGLSVLGLAGLLGKKRRKAQSVE, encoded by the coding sequence ATGAGTTTAAATCTGTTCACCCGAACCACTTTAGCAATGACTGGGACCCTCTTGAGTGTAGGCACAGTTGCCATTAATCCCGCTTCTGCCGCACGCATTACTTATGATTTCTCTGGGTACACCTACGAGGGTCCTGGTGGATATGGCCCCATCCCCTTAACCGGGCGGTTCAGCTATGATGAGGCCACTGAAGTGAATACCTTTTCTGTGTTTGAAGACCCAATAAGAATAGGACCTTGGGGGTCCCATACCTGGGAAATTCAACGATATGAAGTTGAAGTTAAACAATATGAAGTAGATTTTATAGAATTTTATTTTTTGGATAAAGTCTATACCCAATCCGATGCTATATATCCCATTTATTGGACGATTGACTATCTAAAGGGAGAGAATGATCCTATCGGAAGTTTTTTATATTGGGCAACGGAAGATTTCCTGTTTAAGGGTGACAGGTATAATTTGGAAAGGTGGACTTCCTTTTACTCCGCAGGCCCCCATTGGACAGGTCTCCCTGTCGAGTTTTCCCGCGTGAAAGAAGAACCTATTTCAGTTCCCGAACCGACCCTCCTGGGTGGATTGTCCGTATTAGGTCTCGCCGGACTCTTGGGGAAAAAACGCAGAAAAGCGCAATCAGTTGAGTAG
- a CDS encoding PEP-CTERM sorting domain-containing protein, producing the protein MTLNLLNRSTLAITGAVFSLGAIAINPASAARITYDFSVNIYGPDGYAPLTGRLSYGEATQNRFVYEYEGEGVPQWGVWIYERQQYEVDFIEFSFLDRVYTQADALSPISFRMDYANHEEIGKILDWATEDFRFSGGSYRIEAVWTEFEDKKTNLYSSWSVDFSRVEEKPISVPEPSILGAFSVVGLAGLLRKKRVKAME; encoded by the coding sequence ATGACTTTAAATCTTTTGAACCGTTCCACTTTGGCTATCACTGGGGCAGTCTTCAGTTTAGGCGCGATCGCCATTAATCCCGCTTCTGCCGCCCGGATTACTTATGATTTCTCAGTCAATATCTACGGTCCCGACGGATATGCCCCCTTAACAGGGCGGTTGAGCTATGGTGAGGCCACACAAAATAGGTTCGTTTATGAATATGAGGGGGAAGGTGTTCCACAATGGGGCGTATGGATCTATGAGCGTCAACAATATGAGGTGGATTTTATAGAGTTTTCTTTCCTAGATCGCGTTTACACGCAAGCTGATGCCCTGTCACCGATTTCATTCCGGATGGACTATGCAAATCATGAGGAAATTGGTAAGATTTTAGATTGGGCCACGGAGGACTTTCGGTTTAGCGGGGGAAGCTATAGAATAGAAGCGGTTTGGACTGAATTTGAAGACAAAAAAACCAATCTCTATAGTTCTTGGTCCGTTGATTTTTCCCGAGTCGAAGAAAAACCCATATCCGTTCCTGAACCCAGCATCCTCGGTGCATTCTCAGTTGTAGGTCTCGCTGGACTCTTGCGGAAAAAGCGGGTAAAGGCAATGGAATAA
- a CDS encoding PEP-CTERM sorting domain-containing protein (PEP-CTERM proteins occur, often in large numbers, in the proteomes of bacteria that also encode an exosortase, a predicted intramembrane cysteine proteinase. The presence of a PEP-CTERM domain at a protein's C-terminus predicts cleavage within the sorting domain, followed by covalent anchoring to some some component of the (usually Gram-negative) cell surface. Many PEP-CTERM proteins exhibit an unusual sequence composition that includes large numbers of potential glycosylation sites. Expression of one such protein has been shown restore the ability of a bacterium to form floc, a type of biofilm.), which produces MSINLLTRSTLAITGAVFTLGAIAINPAAAARITYDFFFDIPDPNLSGPLTGRFSYDEATEIKVVQTDVMGYPWPVVDQKYEVDSIEFVFQDRVYTEADSLSPIQWHTASFLDGPEGWGPSIQVLSWVTEDFTFRGLYDRERGSTVFYSHGNDGPRYDSEGMFRFSQVEEQPTPVPEPTLLGGLSILGLAGLLGKKRRKAQSVD; this is translated from the coding sequence ATGAGTATAAATCTTTTAACGCGATCCACTTTGGCTATCACTGGGGCCGTCTTTACTTTAGGCGCGATCGCCATTAATCCCGCTGCTGCCGCCCGCATTACTTATGATTTCTTCTTTGACATCCCAGATCCTAATCTATCTGGCCCCTTAACGGGAAGGTTCAGCTATGATGAGGCAACCGAAATTAAGGTAGTCCAGACCGATGTTATGGGTTATCCCTGGCCGGTAGTTGACCAAAAATATGAGGTTGATTCTATCGAGTTTGTATTCCAAGATAGAGTTTATACTGAAGCCGATTCTCTCTCACCGATTCAGTGGCACACCGCTTCTTTTTTAGATGGTCCAGAAGGTTGGGGACCCTCAATCCAAGTTTTATCGTGGGTAACTGAAGATTTTACATTTCGGGGACTCTACGATCGAGAGCGAGGTTCAACGGTATTCTACAGTCATGGAAATGATGGTCCTCGTTATGATTCCGAAGGGATGTTTCGTTTTTCCCAAGTAGAAGAACAACCGACTCCAGTTCCCGAACCAACTCTCCTGGGCGGATTGTCGATATTAGGTCTCGCCGGACTCTTGGGGAAAAAACGCAGAAAAGCACAATCGGTTGATTAA
- a CDS encoding glycosyltransferase family 2 protein, with amino-acid sequence MFFSIIIPTYNRRPILEKCLRALEQQKLRTQTEISGYEVIVIDDGSTDGTLEWLAENREDFPHVGWLEQAHQGPATARNRGIEVAQGEIIIFIDSDLVVTENFIQGHADGLREGEERIGSDRLFTYGHVINTCNFENPTAEPYKITDFSAAYFATGNVAIARKWLEKAGGFDPSFSLYGWEDLELGVRLKKLDLKLIKCPQAAGYHWHPPFTLDDLPRAINREIERGKMGVVFYKKHPTLEVRMMIQMTVLHRILWGILSLGGRLNERTMAGFLQWLIDQGKSQIALEVARIFLNWYNVKAVYAAANGEGKE; translated from the coding sequence GTGTTTTTTAGCATCATTATTCCAACCTATAATCGCCGACCGATTTTAGAGAAATGCCTGCGAGCATTAGAACAGCAGAAACTCAGAACCCAGACTGAAATTAGCGGCTATGAAGTCATCGTCATCGATGATGGTTCCACCGATGGAACCTTAGAATGGTTAGCCGAAAATCGGGAAGACTTTCCTCATGTGGGGTGGTTGGAACAAGCGCATCAAGGACCGGCAACGGCGAGAAACCGAGGGATAGAAGTAGCCCAAGGGGAGATAATTATTTTTATTGATAGTGATTTAGTGGTGACTGAGAATTTCATCCAAGGTCATGCCGATGGGTTGAGGGAGGGAGAGGAGAGAATAGGAAGCGATCGCCTGTTTACTTATGGTCATGTGATTAATACCTGCAACTTTGAGAATCCTACGGCAGAACCGTATAAAATCACTGATTTTTCTGCTGCTTATTTTGCCACAGGTAACGTGGCGATCGCCCGAAAATGGTTGGAAAAAGCCGGAGGATTTGACCCATCTTTTTCCCTGTATGGGTGGGAAGACTTAGAACTGGGAGTTCGCCTAAAAAAATTAGATTTAAAACTGATAAAATGTCCTCAAGCTGCTGGATACCATTGGCATCCGCCCTTTACCTTGGATGATTTACCTCGGGCGATTAACCGAGAAATTGAACGAGGAAAAATGGGAGTAGTCTTTTACAAAAAACATCCGACTTTGGAAGTACGGATGATGATTCAGATGACGGTATTGCATCGAATTTTGTGGGGAATCTTATCCCTAGGCGGTAGATTAAATGAACGAACAATGGCAGGATTTTTACAATGGTTGATAGACCAAGGAAAATCTCAGATTGCCTTAGAAGTTGCCCGAATTTTCTTGAACTGGTACAATGTTAAAGCAGTTTATGCGGCGGCGAATGGAGAGGGGAAAGAGTAA
- a CDS encoding glycoside hydrolase family 10 protein has product MNRNVRRFLNVALGLLMAVAWSIGFIPDMATSETPAREEIRGVWLTNVGSDVLFVPGAVHHALQELSDLNFNTVYPVVWNRGQTFYPSVASKQVTGRSQDWLLSLMRGSNDVLGEIIADGQSLGLRVVPWFEYGFMAPANSELVKRHPDWVTRHQDNSENLREEELAPIFNENPLTIQQVWLNPLHPEVQNFLLRLIVEVVANYPIDAIQFDDNFGLPVELGYDPYTIALYQAEHWGDTPPSNPYNAQWVRWRADKINDFMERIYQAVQFVNPHCSISLAANSQSFAYSYYLQDWLTWVESGWIDELFLQVYHSELSRFETELDISTVWYARNLTRVGVGILTGTMKRPISFAEIEDRVKVARDRQFAGFAFFYWESLWGKVASESPEDRRNSFQALFSEPAISPVPVRSQPKKQDNPQT; this is encoded by the coding sequence ATGAACCGCAACGTTCGCAGATTCTTAAATGTCGCCTTGGGTTTACTGATGGCAGTCGCCTGGTCGATAGGTTTTATCCCTGATATGGCTACATCTGAAACTCCAGCGCGGGAAGAAATTCGTGGGGTCTGGTTGACCAATGTGGGGAGTGATGTCTTGTTTGTGCCTGGGGCGGTTCATCATGCCTTGCAGGAACTCTCCGACCTTAATTTTAATACAGTTTATCCCGTGGTTTGGAATCGGGGACAGACTTTTTATCCGAGTGTAGCCTCTAAGCAGGTAACTGGGCGATCGCAGGATTGGTTGCTCTCCCTGATGCGGGGCAGTAACGATGTCCTCGGGGAAATTATCGCCGATGGTCAGTCTCTGGGGTTGCGGGTGGTGCCCTGGTTTGAGTATGGGTTCATGGCACCCGCCAATTCAGAATTAGTGAAACGCCACCCAGACTGGGTAACTCGACACCAGGATAACAGTGAGAATCTGCGAGAGGAAGAATTAGCCCCAATTTTTAACGAAAATCCCTTAACGATTCAGCAGGTTTGGTTAAATCCCCTCCATCCCGAGGTGCAAAATTTTCTCCTGCGGTTAATTGTGGAAGTGGTAGCCAATTATCCCATTGATGCGATTCAATTTGATGATAATTTTGGTTTGCCGGTTGAGTTAGGATATGACCCTTATACCATCGCCCTCTATCAAGCAGAACATTGGGGAGATACTCCCCCCAGTAATCCCTATAATGCTCAGTGGGTACGTTGGCGGGCGGACAAGATTAATGATTTTATGGAACGCATCTACCAAGCGGTGCAATTTGTCAATCCTCATTGTTCGATTTCCCTGGCAGCCAATTCTCAAAGTTTTGCCTATAGTTACTATTTGCAAGATTGGTTAACTTGGGTGGAATCGGGATGGATTGATGAGTTATTTTTACAGGTGTATCATTCAGAATTAAGTCGATTTGAGACCGAGTTAGATATTTCCACGGTATGGTATGCCCGGAATTTAACTCGGGTGGGAGTAGGGATTTTAACGGGAACAATGAAACGTCCGATTTCCTTTGCCGAGATAGAAGATCGGGTTAAAGTTGCGCGCGATCGCCAATTTGCAGGATTCGCCTTTTTCTATTGGGAAAGCCTGTGGGGAAAAGTAGCATCAGAATCTCCAGAAGATCGGCGCAATAGTTTTCAAGCCCTATTTTCAGAACCGGCTATTTCCCCCGTCCCGGTGCGATCGCAACCCAAGAAACAGGACAATCCTCAAACTTAA